One region of Oryza sativa Japonica Group chromosome 10, ASM3414082v1 genomic DNA includes:
- the LOC4349386 gene encoding U-box domain-containing protein 35 isoform 2 (isoform 2 is encoded by transcript variant 2) → MAIQDKVENNDPTVTVGLAVSSSKSSKYAVQWAVKNFCTNGMVRFVLIHVLQRITTVPTPMGNYIPIDKVRADIASAYVKEVECKARTMLLFYKNMCDEKAKAEVLVVKGEDVAETISNVVSMYEIHKLVVGDSSQGNFIRKSKGTRTSSQICRSVPSFCAVYVVSKGGLSAVYSPGFEGHKSSELFLSSDSSKTEIHSDDKPSLSDATPSRSFRSNLTWENLESLSSADHDRPRSLHEYLTESTSASVGDNNSNSPCASGQTPRPSNVLISDKAPMTSSPLQELMLSEDMDDVNSELEKLRLELRHIKGVCKLVQDESINASQHVTDLAAKRAEEEARLSEVYSRINRVNEQAHQEKEQLNALEAQCRHVRDLARKEALQKQILQLRTSKEADKMQRLEKLLELDGMSYSTFTWEDIESATSSFSEALKIGSGSNGTVYKGNLRQTSVAIKVLTSDDSHRIKHFKQELEVLGKIRHPHLLLLIGACLDRPCLVYEYMENGSLEDRLQLKGGTAPLPWYQRLRIAWEIALALVYLHSSKPKPIIHRDLKPANILLDSNFTSKIGDVGLSTLLPLGDALSTTRTIFKDTDLVGTLFYMDPEYQRTGQVSTKSDTYALGMVLLQLLTGKPPVGLADLVEQAVENGHLVDILDKSAGKWPAQEAHELAQLGLSCLEMRSKHRPDLKCKVLVELERLKKIASAVSDPVRPVISGPPSHFICPILKVFFGLLQYISFK, encoded by the exons ATGGCCATCCAAGATAAAGTTGAGAACAACGACCCAACTGTGACTGTTGGGTTGGCCGTGAGTAGTTCCAAATCCAGTAAGTACGCCGTGCAGTGGGCTGTGAAAAACTTCTGCACCAATGGGATGGTTAGGTTCGTGCTTATCCATGTACTGCAGAGGATCACCACGGTTCCAACACCGA TGGGCAACTATATCCCGATTGATAAAGTACGGGCTGACATTGCCAGCGCATATGTGAAAGAAGTCGAATGTAAGGCCCGAACGATGCTCCTTTTCTACAAGAACATGTGTGATGAGAAG GCTAAAGCTGAAGTACTGGTTGTCAAAGGTGAAGATGTGGCAGAAACCATTTCCAATGTTGTTTCAATGTACGAAATCCACAAGCTTGTTGTCGGTGACTCTTCTCAGGGCAACTTTATTAG GAAATCCAAGGGTACTAGGACATCTTCTCAAATTTGCAGAAGTGTTCCAAGCTTTTGTGCAGTTTATGTTGTCTCAAAAGGTGGTTTATCCGCAGTTTATTCTCCTGGATTTGAAGGTCACAAGAGTTCTGAGCTATTCCTGTCCAGTGATAGCTCCAAAACTGAAATCCATTCAGATGATAAGCCCTCATTATCAG ATGCCACACCTTCGAGAAGCTTTAGATCAAACTTGACATGGGAGAATCTGGAAAGTTTATCATCCGCAGACCATGATAGACCGCGCTCCTTACATGAGTATCTTACTGAAAGCACTTCAGCATCTGTTGGTGATAATAACAGTAATTCTCCATGTGCTAGCGGTCAAACCCCTCGACCAAGTAACGTGCTTATCTCAGATAAAGCTCCAATGACAAGCAGTCCCCTGCAGGAATTGATGCTTTCAGAGGACATG GATGATGTAAATAGCGAGCTTGAAAAGCTGAGGCTTGAACTTAGGCATATTAAAGGAGTGTGCAAACTTGTTCAGGATGAGTCCATCAATGCTTCTCAGCAT GTGACTGACTTAGCTGCAAAACGTGCTGAAGAGGAAGCCCGGCTCAGCGAGGTCTACTCCAGGATCAACAGAGTCAATGAGCAAGCACATCAAGAGAAGGAACAACTGAACGCTTTGGAGGCTCAGTGCAGGCATGTGAGGGATCTTGCAAGAAAAGAAGCTTTGCAGAAGCAGATTTTGCAGCTGAGGACTTCGAAGGAGGCTGATAAGATGCAAAGGCTGGAAAAACTTCTTGAATTAGATGGGATGTCATACTCAACATTTACATGGGAAGACATTGAATCTGCTACATCATCGTTTTCAGAGGCACTTAAAATTGGATCAGGATCTAACGGAACAGTGTACAAGGGCAATCTACGTCAGACATCTGTTGCCATAAAAGTCCTCACTTCTGACGACAGCCACAGGATCAAACATTTCAAACAAGAG CTTGAGGTTTTGGGTAAGATCCGTCACCCACATCTGCTGCTGCTCATAGGTGCCTGTCTGGACAGACCATGCTTGGTGTACGAGTACATGGAGAATGGCAGCCTTGAGGATCGCTTGCAACTCAAAGGAGGCACGGCCCCACTCCCATGGTACCAACGTCTTCGCATTGCTTGGGAAATAGCCCTGGCCCTTGTCTACCTCCACAGCTCGAAGCCGAAGCCAATCATCCATCGTGACCTCAAGCCTGCAAACATACTCCTTGATAGCAATTTCACCAGCAAGATTGGCGATGTGGGCCTTTCAACATTGCTTCCGCTGGGGGATGCCTTGTCGACAACGCGCACAATTTTCAAGGACACAGATCTAGTTGGCACACTGTTTTACATGGACCCAGAGTACCAAAGGACAGGCCAAGTGTCAACAAAATCTGACACATACGCCTTGGGCATGGTTTTATTGCAGCTGCTCACTGGAAAGCCACCTGTGGGGCTAGCGGACCTTGTGGAGCAAGCAGTAGAAAATGGTCACCTTGTTGACATCTTGGACAAGAGTGCTGGGAAGTGGCCTGCACAAGAAGCACATGAGCTAGCGCAGCTTGGCCTAAGCTGTTTGGAAATGCGAAGCAAGCATAGACCAGATCTGAAGTGTAAGGTTCTTGTGGAGCTGGAACGGCTGAAAAAAATTGCCAGTGCTGTCTCTGACCCTGTACGGCCAGTGATATCTGGACCACCAAGCCATTTTATCTGCCCAATACTCAAGGTATTTTTTGGCTTATTGCAATACATCAGCTTTAAgtga
- the LOC4349386 gene encoding U-box domain-containing protein 35 isoform 1 (isoform 1 is encoded by transcript variant 1) translates to MAIQDKVENNDPTVTVGLAVSSSKSSKYAVQWAVKNFCTNGMVRFVLIHVLQRITTVPTPMGNYIPIDKVRADIASAYVKEVECKARTMLLFYKNMCDEKAKAEVLVVKGEDVAETISNVVSMYEIHKLVVGDSSQGNFIRKSKGTRTSSQICRSVPSFCAVYVVSKGGLSAVYSPGFEGHKSSELFLSSDSSKTEIHSDDKPSLSDATPSRSFRSNLTWENLESLSSADHDRPRSLHEYLTESTSASVGDNNSNSPCASGQTPRPSNVLISDKAPMTSSPLQELMLSEDMDDVNSELEKLRLELRHIKGVCKLVQDESINASQHVTDLAAKRAEEEARLSEVYSRINRVNEQAHQEKEQLNALEAQCRHVRDLARKEALQKQILQLRTSKEADKMQRLEKLLELDGMSYSTFTWEDIESATSSFSEALKIGSGSNGTVYKGNLRQTSVAIKVLTSDDSHRIKHFKQELEVLGKIRHPHLLLLIGACLDRPCLVYEYMENGSLEDRLQLKGGTAPLPWYQRLRIAWEIALALVYLHSSKPKPIIHRDLKPANILLDSNFTSKIGDVGLSTLLPLGDALSTTRTIFKDTDLVGTLFYMDPEYQRTGQVSTKSDTYALGMVLLQLLTGKPPVGLADLVEQAVENGHLVDILDKSAGKWPAQEAHELAQLGLSCLEMRSKHRPDLKCKVLVELERLKKIASAVSDPVRPVISGPPSHFICPILKRIMQDPCIASDGYSYDRVAIEMWLCENDKSPITKSRLPNKDLVPNHALLCAITSWKAEARD, encoded by the exons ATGGCCATCCAAGATAAAGTTGAGAACAACGACCCAACTGTGACTGTTGGGTTGGCCGTGAGTAGTTCCAAATCCAGTAAGTACGCCGTGCAGTGGGCTGTGAAAAACTTCTGCACCAATGGGATGGTTAGGTTCGTGCTTATCCATGTACTGCAGAGGATCACCACGGTTCCAACACCGA TGGGCAACTATATCCCGATTGATAAAGTACGGGCTGACATTGCCAGCGCATATGTGAAAGAAGTCGAATGTAAGGCCCGAACGATGCTCCTTTTCTACAAGAACATGTGTGATGAGAAG GCTAAAGCTGAAGTACTGGTTGTCAAAGGTGAAGATGTGGCAGAAACCATTTCCAATGTTGTTTCAATGTACGAAATCCACAAGCTTGTTGTCGGTGACTCTTCTCAGGGCAACTTTATTAG GAAATCCAAGGGTACTAGGACATCTTCTCAAATTTGCAGAAGTGTTCCAAGCTTTTGTGCAGTTTATGTTGTCTCAAAAGGTGGTTTATCCGCAGTTTATTCTCCTGGATTTGAAGGTCACAAGAGTTCTGAGCTATTCCTGTCCAGTGATAGCTCCAAAACTGAAATCCATTCAGATGATAAGCCCTCATTATCAG ATGCCACACCTTCGAGAAGCTTTAGATCAAACTTGACATGGGAGAATCTGGAAAGTTTATCATCCGCAGACCATGATAGACCGCGCTCCTTACATGAGTATCTTACTGAAAGCACTTCAGCATCTGTTGGTGATAATAACAGTAATTCTCCATGTGCTAGCGGTCAAACCCCTCGACCAAGTAACGTGCTTATCTCAGATAAAGCTCCAATGACAAGCAGTCCCCTGCAGGAATTGATGCTTTCAGAGGACATG GATGATGTAAATAGCGAGCTTGAAAAGCTGAGGCTTGAACTTAGGCATATTAAAGGAGTGTGCAAACTTGTTCAGGATGAGTCCATCAATGCTTCTCAGCAT GTGACTGACTTAGCTGCAAAACGTGCTGAAGAGGAAGCCCGGCTCAGCGAGGTCTACTCCAGGATCAACAGAGTCAATGAGCAAGCACATCAAGAGAAGGAACAACTGAACGCTTTGGAGGCTCAGTGCAGGCATGTGAGGGATCTTGCAAGAAAAGAAGCTTTGCAGAAGCAGATTTTGCAGCTGAGGACTTCGAAGGAGGCTGATAAGATGCAAAGGCTGGAAAAACTTCTTGAATTAGATGGGATGTCATACTCAACATTTACATGGGAAGACATTGAATCTGCTACATCATCGTTTTCAGAGGCACTTAAAATTGGATCAGGATCTAACGGAACAGTGTACAAGGGCAATCTACGTCAGACATCTGTTGCCATAAAAGTCCTCACTTCTGACGACAGCCACAGGATCAAACATTTCAAACAAGAG CTTGAGGTTTTGGGTAAGATCCGTCACCCACATCTGCTGCTGCTCATAGGTGCCTGTCTGGACAGACCATGCTTGGTGTACGAGTACATGGAGAATGGCAGCCTTGAGGATCGCTTGCAACTCAAAGGAGGCACGGCCCCACTCCCATGGTACCAACGTCTTCGCATTGCTTGGGAAATAGCCCTGGCCCTTGTCTACCTCCACAGCTCGAAGCCGAAGCCAATCATCCATCGTGACCTCAAGCCTGCAAACATACTCCTTGATAGCAATTTCACCAGCAAGATTGGCGATGTGGGCCTTTCAACATTGCTTCCGCTGGGGGATGCCTTGTCGACAACGCGCACAATTTTCAAGGACACAGATCTAGTTGGCACACTGTTTTACATGGACCCAGAGTACCAAAGGACAGGCCAAGTGTCAACAAAATCTGACACATACGCCTTGGGCATGGTTTTATTGCAGCTGCTCACTGGAAAGCCACCTGTGGGGCTAGCGGACCTTGTGGAGCAAGCAGTAGAAAATGGTCACCTTGTTGACATCTTGGACAAGAGTGCTGGGAAGTGGCCTGCACAAGAAGCACATGAGCTAGCGCAGCTTGGCCTAAGCTGTTTGGAAATGCGAAGCAAGCATAGACCAGATCTGAAGTGTAAGGTTCTTGTGGAGCTGGAACGGCTGAAAAAAATTGCCAGTGCTGTCTCTGACCCTGTACGGCCAGTGATATCTGGACCACCAAGCCATTTTATCTGCCCAATACTCAAG AGGATAATGCAGGACCCATGCATTGCATCTGACGGGTACTCGTACGACCGGGTCGCTATTGAG